One genomic segment of Nitrososphaera sp. includes these proteins:
- a CDS encoding site-specific integrase, with translation MEAKSRKNAVDRSILYGPAYENFRQAVRSKWTLDPYERRLVAFLTTVKMNPDQFVEAAKNDSGFAEKAIMNYVIAMKQRVDSKEITGATIGGSLKSIRLLLDMNDVSLNWKKIRRILPRARRYALDRIPTAEEVRQIVNHSDIRGKALTLVFVSSGVREGAVDGFELRDYSKINREGVTVAGRLVVYRGDEEQYIAFISAEACESLDAYLAFRERNGEQLKPESPLFRDKFDPVRPRYQRKDAKDRVIAMSPSSIRKYYNRLLKQLGLRERSERRHEFSVHGFRKYFKTKAELAGMKPINVETLMGHSVGISDSYYRPAESELLSDYVKVSDSLSILIESKLRLDIEQAVDSRIQAAVEQKVQDLSEQLGANQKALVKAEEASNYYHTQLETMKSDFNKKLETLQDAFETYRLIQDGGLDIDAIKQSLLTKGEQTVERKHPRSRSSRT, from the coding sequence GTGGAAGCAAAGTCTAGAAAGAATGCGGTAGACCGCAGTATTCTTTATGGCCCCGCTTATGAGAATTTTCGTCAAGCCGTAAGATCAAAGTGGACACTTGACCCGTACGAGCGGCGACTTGTTGCTTTTCTGACTACTGTGAAAATGAATCCAGACCAGTTCGTGGAGGCTGCCAAGAACGACTCAGGTTTTGCAGAGAAGGCCATCATGAACTATGTCATTGCGATGAAACAGAGGGTTGACAGCAAAGAAATCACGGGCGCCACCATAGGTGGTTCCCTCAAGTCAATACGCTTGCTACTAGACATGAACGACGTATCTCTAAACTGGAAGAAGATTAGACGCATTTTGCCCCGTGCCCGACGCTATGCCCTCGACAGAATCCCGACCGCTGAGGAAGTAAGACAGATAGTCAACCACAGCGACATTCGAGGCAAGGCCCTTACGCTGGTCTTTGTAAGCTCAGGGGTGAGGGAAGGCGCCGTCGACGGTTTTGAGCTCCGAGATTATAGCAAAATCAATAGGGAAGGCGTTACAGTTGCGGGCAGACTAGTCGTGTATCGGGGCGACGAGGAACAATACATTGCCTTTATTTCTGCAGAGGCGTGTGAGTCATTGGACGCTTATCTTGCATTTAGAGAGCGCAATGGTGAGCAGTTAAAGCCAGAAAGTCCCTTGTTTAGAGACAAGTTTGACCCGGTTCGGCCCAGATACCAGAGAAAGGACGCCAAGGATAGAGTCATCGCAATGAGCCCGAGCTCCATCAGGAAGTATTACAATCGATTACTGAAGCAACTGGGATTGCGGGAGAGGTCTGAGAGGAGACACGAATTCAGCGTTCATGGGTTCAGAAAATACTTCAAGACAAAGGCAGAGTTAGCTGGAATGAAGCCGATTAATGTCGAAACCCTCATGGGCCATAGTGTCGGCATAAGCGACTCATACTATCGCCCAGCCGAGAGCGAACTGCTAAGTGACTACGTCAAAGTGTCCGATAGCCTCAGCATATTGATCGAGAGCAAGCTCAGGCTCGACATCGAGCAAGCGGTAGACAGTCGCATTCAGGCAGCTGTTGAACAGAAAGTCCAAGACCTTTCCGAGCAACTCGGGGCGAACCAGAAGGCACTGGTCAAGGCCGAAGAGGCGAGTAATTATTATCATACGCAGCTCGAGACCATGAAGTCAGACTTTAACAAGAAGCTCGAAACCCTGCAAGATGCGTTTGAAACATACAGGCTAATTCAGGACGGCGGCTTGGACATTGACGCAATTAAACAGTCTCTCCTGACTAAGGGGGAACAAACAGTTGAGCGTAAACATCCAAGGAGTCGTTCCAGCCGCACTTGA
- a CDS encoding uracil-DNA glycosylase family protein — translation MPLPLELRSLLLPILNGIESGKCLCDSYSDPNNGWIPRIMTGARKGMDNVKLIVVGKNPGHPVSEEAMLYRQALSTAQSKEQQRELLFDAMVSWGERCHLTYIQGRKGTYHKQLMRFLRDVLDTNDNEEVLDTVYFTEAMKCSTPNDLQARLESKTVRLCMTNWLAKEFAILPKVPILALGREADCFLRKMFPEMNSRVVYLSHPSWPFKNYELAKQNVQSQLKPI, via the coding sequence ATGCCGTTACCGCTTGAGCTGCGCTCTCTCTTGCTCCCAATTCTAAACGGTATTGAAAGCGGCAAGTGCTTATGCGATAGCTACTCCGACCCAAACAACGGTTGGATTCCTAGGATTATGACTGGCGCTAGGAAGGGCATGGATAATGTCAAACTGATTGTAGTTGGCAAGAATCCCGGTCATCCAGTTAGCGAAGAAGCTATGCTATATCGTCAAGCCTTGTCTACTGCTCAGTCCAAAGAACAACAAAGGGAGCTTCTGTTTGATGCTATGGTTAGCTGGGGGGAGAGATGTCATCTCACATACATTCAGGGCAGAAAGGGCACCTATCACAAACAGTTAATGAGGTTCTTGCGAGACGTGCTAGATACTAACGACAATGAGGAAGTTTTGGATACCGTCTACTTTACTGAGGCAATGAAGTGTTCAACTCCCAATGATTTACAGGCAAGGCTTGAATCAAAGACTGTCCGGCTCTGCATGACTAACTGGTTGGCAAAAGAATTTGCAATCCTCCCCAAAGTCCCTATACTTGCCTTGGGTAGAGAGGCCGACTGTTTCCTGCGCAAGATGTTTCCAGAAATGAATAGCAGAGTCGTCTACTTGTCTCATCCGAGTTGGCCGTTTAAGAATTATGAACTCGCAAAGCAGAATGTCCAATCTCAGCTGAAGCCCATCTAA
- a CDS encoding plastocyanin/azurin family copper-binding protein, translating to MKTEESCFSSSCGGSDYFYPFYSQAGYPSDISHPCVMLFGNSYPAGTISGTGTVNDFGNENQYNTGTILSNPCIPHSPVTITTSSSQFYGPALERVLITDTSKNTATDSVVPHVAVKRGSTSLFEQDITVPIIGTSGTFEFYLTTSNSPFKPASPSFTAGSPIMVRISQNPVISSTTEAAAGFGSIPAEYSFPLSASSAPLRDGDTITITYGGQTSVVQFSKSNVIASVDRSSAGDGNRVILTLNDQDANIDPTSVDSFAATPSIVTATGGTLNLTGALFVEEGQNSGSFDLALNVTSANLGVVNPTNGGTLRGALFPSTSVLTLHDFDVYSNVPASATAPYNAIIPNPSVTSSQTITLQNSDGVLALNNPVSIPNGIALQITDPDRNISTKSIDSFNSLVNITINTLGKGPISTGYFASVPMVETGANSGIFVPNLTDNKIPIQLTLGDSFVNNNPSLGPTGIFINATTLAANNNVVITYTDPQGSPDIHGKIFRLITTVSHTAGTLTSSAATVGINGQFHLTISDNDLNTNPDVADSFVVAFSTANSGAENIGQFMPSQSFGSLASLTLLVAGTPVSFASQPLSMVFVETGPNTGIFNGPNLNMSTFNQAYVPIALHGLRAGDQLQFTYHDHSESPVSTSTAIITVRGARITTNPITPTSPVPWGSTLVSSGSLFDSNGIGLASRTIWFDGSMFTSNTINVSIVQNAQNLGSSAFSPNPVNARVGDSVVWTNADAAIHTVTSGNGSTGTPDGIFDSKVLIPGNSFSFTFRQIGDYAYYCQLHPTMQGLVHVSHAATTTTTSTGSFSISLAAPNTVNTSWTLQAHFDGDSSNAGTAGQVQTFDTRKHNTALTLGTIRTSVPWGRPTSFPATLTDLDKSSSAVSGRLVHYFGSGVVSTADATTSTSGLATGAGTAPSSIGTGWSVQAQFTGDSLYNTASSLTRTYRTTTHATSLSLTIQPTSVVHGTGLYSVRGVLRDSVTNTILTSRTITFTATTPIVISSTTTSTTGTYAISNLVAPPAAGTYSITARYSGETLYAPSNSPARLLTVT from the coding sequence TTGAAGACGGAGGAATCATGCTTCTCTTCAAGCTGCGGCGGCTCCGACTATTTCTATCCTTTCTATAGTCAAGCGGGATATCCGTCTGACATTTCCCATCCATGCGTCATGCTTTTCGGAAACTCATATCCTGCAGGCACAATTTCTGGAACTGGCACGGTCAATGACTTTGGAAATGAGAACCAGTACAACACCGGCACCATACTTAGCAATCCATGCATTCCGCACAGTCCGGTAACAATCACCACTAGCAGCAGCCAGTTCTATGGCCCTGCTTTGGAGAGAGTCCTGATTACGGACACTTCAAAAAATACAGCTACGGATTCAGTCGTACCACACGTAGCAGTAAAGCGCGGTTCAACATCTCTCTTTGAGCAAGACATTACAGTTCCAATCATTGGAACATCAGGCACATTCGAGTTCTATCTGACCACTTCAAACAGCCCATTCAAACCAGCAAGTCCGTCATTCACAGCAGGCTCACCAATTATGGTGAGAATTAGCCAAAACCCAGTCATCAGCAGCACCACTGAAGCGGCCGCTGGTTTTGGAAGCATTCCAGCTGAATATTCCTTCCCGCTGAGCGCAAGCTCTGCACCGCTCAGAGACGGCGACACGATCACAATTACTTACGGCGGACAAACAAGTGTGGTGCAATTTTCGAAATCCAATGTGATTGCATCAGTAGACAGATCATCAGCAGGTGACGGCAACAGAGTTATTCTAACACTTAACGACCAAGATGCCAACATAGATCCGACCTCTGTTGATAGCTTTGCTGCCACACCCTCAATAGTTACCGCAACTGGTGGGACGCTTAACCTAACAGGAGCTCTGTTTGTGGAAGAGGGGCAGAATTCCGGGTCGTTTGACCTTGCTTTGAATGTGACCAGCGCCAACTTGGGCGTGGTCAATCCGACAAATGGCGGAACCCTGAGGGGCGCATTATTCCCAAGTACTTCTGTATTGACATTGCATGACTTTGACGTCTATTCTAACGTTCCAGCGAGTGCCACTGCACCGTACAATGCAATAATACCAAACCCGTCAGTTACTTCAAGTCAGACAATCACATTGCAAAACTCTGATGGCGTATTGGCACTTAACAATCCCGTGAGCATTCCAAACGGAATTGCGCTACAAATTACAGACCCTGACAGAAACATCAGCACGAAATCAATAGACTCTTTCAATAGCCTTGTCAATATTACCATTAATACACTTGGAAAGGGCCCAATATCCACCGGCTACTTTGCGTCAGTGCCAATGGTAGAAACAGGAGCAAACTCTGGAATTTTTGTTCCAAACCTAACAGATAATAAAATTCCGATTCAACTAACCTTAGGCGATTCTTTTGTCAACAATAACCCTTCGCTTGGTCCGACAGGCATCTTCATCAATGCAACTACGCTGGCTGCTAACAACAATGTAGTAATAACATACACCGACCCTCAAGGTAGCCCGGACATTCACGGCAAGATCTTTAGACTGATAACAACTGTCTCACACACTGCCGGAACCTTAACTTCGTCTGCCGCGACAGTGGGAATTAATGGTCAATTCCATCTCACAATTTCAGATAACGACCTAAACACAAATCCTGATGTTGCGGACAGCTTTGTAGTTGCATTTTCAACTGCAAACTCCGGAGCCGAGAACATTGGGCAGTTCATGCCCTCCCAGAGTTTTGGCAGCTTGGCATCACTAACATTGCTTGTCGCAGGAACTCCGGTCAGCTTTGCATCGCAGCCTCTCAGCATGGTTTTTGTAGAGACCGGGCCCAACACGGGTATCTTTAACGGTCCTAACCTAAACATGTCTACATTTAACCAAGCCTACGTGCCAATTGCACTGCATGGTCTAAGAGCGGGCGATCAATTGCAATTTACTTATCATGACCATTCGGAGTCACCGGTAAGTACTAGCACTGCCATCATTACAGTTCGGGGTGCAAGAATTACAACGAATCCGATAACACCAACGTCGCCTGTTCCTTGGGGCAGCACGCTTGTTTCATCGGGCAGCCTTTTCGATAGCAACGGAATAGGGCTTGCCTCACGAACAATCTGGTTTGATGGAAGTATGTTTACTTCCAACACGATAAACGTCTCTATCGTCCAAAATGCACAAAACCTCGGAAGCAGTGCATTCTCGCCAAACCCTGTGAATGCGAGGGTAGGAGACAGCGTTGTATGGACTAACGCAGATGCGGCAATTCATACAGTCACTTCTGGCAACGGGTCGACCGGTACACCTGACGGCATATTCGACTCCAAGGTTTTGATTCCGGGAAACTCATTTAGCTTTACGTTCCGCCAAATAGGCGACTATGCCTACTACTGCCAGTTGCATCCCACCATGCAAGGATTGGTTCACGTCTCTCATGCCGCAACAACTACCACTACTTCAACAGGCAGTTTCAGCATTTCACTGGCTGCGCCCAATACTGTGAACACTAGCTGGACTCTTCAGGCACACTTTGACGGCGACTCGTCCAACGCTGGAACGGCAGGGCAAGTTCAGACGTTTGATACAAGAAAGCACAACACTGCCCTTACACTTGGTACTATACGAACCTCCGTTCCTTGGGGGAGACCGACGTCATTCCCGGCAACACTGACTGACCTCGACAAGTCTAGTTCCGCTGTATCTGGAAGATTGGTTCACTATTTTGGAAGCGGGGTTGTATCGACTGCTGACGCCACAACATCAACCAGCGGATTAGCTACCGGTGCAGGTACTGCTCCATCCAGCATTGGTACTGGATGGTCCGTGCAAGCTCAATTTACAGGAGACTCGCTGTACAATACTGCCAGCTCGCTCACAAGGACGTACAGAACCACAACTCACGCCACCTCTCTATCCTTGACAATCCAGCCGACATCTGTCGTACATGGCACGGGGCTTTACAGCGTACGAGGGGTACTACGTGATAGTGTCACCAACACTATTCTTACAAGCAGGACAATTACCTTTACAGCAACAACGCCAATAGTAATTTCAAGCACTACAACAAGCACGACTGGAACATATGCCATTTCAAATCTGGTTGCACCACCGGCTGCAGGAACGTACAGCATCACTGCAAGGTATTCCGGAGAAACACTATATGCACCGAGTAACTCCCCTGCGAGATTACTGACCGTTACGTAG
- a CDS encoding CAP domain-containing protein produces the protein MFGKKLAFAIFLSASLIALPLGTLSAAANNNAAHFMVLRGTPVVLYASVQNDNNSPRPFVAIIEVLDSNGVVDSIQLKDDILSANDHKTVQSTWLADTTGNYSVISFVVDSLNKPRILSQPQTTFVSVVEIPTVSLTIDKSIGNQTAQPSQDTEYHPQAAANNTQNSLSAAHKPSLDELLQYALKAINHDREKYGLSDVRLSSNQAAQAHAQDMYNNWYPTHWTSDGMKPYMRYTAYGGNGYVVQNVAAGPSYDNATIAQCKSDPSECYTVDPYKEIDHAEYAMMYNDSACCEDGHRDNILDKYHTDVSIGIIYDDYYFAIVQNFENNYIQYDKPITKDNRTLEFSGKILSSTPTSGGVLADVEINYDDVPTHAVYLADRDRTSYDEGTFIGGVSPDSSYYVDAKTILASRWDATTGSIDLSFDLSPILDKKGVYTVYVYLEDRNGNQFPVTSHSIFNS, from the coding sequence ATGTTCGGCAAAAAGCTGGCATTTGCGATATTTTTGTCAGCCTCGCTTATTGCGCTGCCGCTTGGCACGCTTTCAGCTGCAGCAAATAACAACGCTGCTCACTTTATGGTACTGCGAGGCACTCCCGTTGTGCTGTATGCATCAGTCCAGAATGACAATAATTCTCCGCGGCCGTTTGTAGCAATAATTGAGGTGCTGGATTCTAACGGAGTCGTCGACTCAATTCAGTTAAAAGACGACATTCTATCAGCTAATGACCATAAGACTGTCCAGAGCACATGGCTGGCAGACACAACTGGTAACTATTCAGTGATATCATTTGTAGTTGACAGCCTCAACAAGCCTCGCATACTATCCCAGCCTCAGACCACTTTCGTAAGCGTAGTGGAGATTCCAACGGTTTCCTTGACAATTGACAAGAGTATAGGGAACCAAACCGCCCAGCCGTCACAAGATACTGAGTATCATCCACAGGCTGCTGCCAACAATACGCAGAACAGCCTGAGTGCTGCACACAAACCGTCACTAGACGAGCTTCTGCAATATGCGCTCAAGGCAATCAATCATGATAGGGAAAAGTACGGCTTGTCTGATGTGAGGTTAAGTTCAAACCAAGCGGCTCAGGCTCATGCTCAGGACATGTATAACAATTGGTACCCAACTCACTGGACTTCAGACGGAATGAAGCCATACATGCGATATACGGCCTATGGCGGCAATGGCTATGTGGTCCAAAATGTTGCTGCCGGCCCATCATACGACAATGCCACAATAGCTCAATGCAAGAGTGATCCTTCAGAATGCTATACGGTCGACCCGTACAAGGAGATTGACCATGCAGAATATGCAATGATGTACAATGACTCTGCCTGCTGCGAGGACGGCCACAGAGACAACATACTTGACAAGTACCATACAGATGTTAGCATAGGCATCATCTACGACGACTACTACTTTGCAATAGTGCAGAATTTTGAGAACAACTACATTCAGTATGACAAGCCCATAACTAAGGATAATAGAACGCTCGAGTTTTCGGGGAAGATCTTGTCTAGTACTCCAACCAGTGGAGGCGTACTAGCCGACGTCGAAATTAACTATGATGACGTACCCACTCACGCAGTTTACCTTGCAGACAGGGATCGCACCTCTTATGACGAAGGCACCTTTATCGGCGGAGTAAGCCCCGACAGTTCGTACTACGTTGACGCAAAGACTATTCTGGCGTCAAGGTGGGATGCTACAACTGGCTCAATTGACCTGTCATTTGACCTCTCTCCAATCCTTGACAAGAAGGGCGTCTATACCGTCTATGTTTACCTTGAAGACAGAAATGGTAATCAGTTTCCTGTTACCTCACATTCCATTTTCAACAGCTAG
- a CDS encoding plastocyanin/azurin family copper-binding protein — translation MFTLVAPPILFVPTRPAWAAAISAELKVGDSNGGCEAIGAVWNSSTSTCTLSVFYLGGILQVDSGVTLLVKPSGSAVFLAFDNETSEQLDDSYLNNSGTVDNFGGIYLGCDGILCDGGEIYNHGTILNEKGSTILACCLTHLYNYDTIDNLNGSSFETDYYFANENGATINNNGTFTAINYFPGFYNYGTINNNAQGLFNNTGTFYNQNGSLISNTGKLSNGRTINNLGIIQDNCSGVFDNIGTVTGNPVINTCHPTTLSIKSLSPSSPVPWGVNMVVSGRLLDSNGTGLAGKTIGFDGSFPNQPSLTVSIGSASFNPTNVLIPAGERVIWTNDDTAEHWVVSGNHTTRSSNGRFESDILNPGQSFNFTFNQAGYYPYYDGMHPFIFGAVNVIYAATTTTNSTGGFNAVISAPSKIASGWIIQAHFKGDSGAPASDSSALSFDTRKHNTALALGSIGNAIPWGRATSFPARLTDLDTNSVISGRLIHFTGTGVISVSDTATSTTGIARGVGIAASSVSNGWTVQAQFVGDSLYNSANSQTRTYRTVAHATALTLTVQPNSVAHATGHYNVRGVLRDTVTNTVLSSKTISFTATLPIALPNAVTSSTGAYSVSNILAPTSVGTYSITARYAGDALYAPSSSPARSLHVT, via the coding sequence ATGTTTACACTCGTTGCACCGCCCATCCTTTTTGTGCCGACTCGTCCCGCTTGGGCAGCAGCCATTTCGGCAGAGTTAAAGGTCGGAGACTCAAATGGCGGCTGCGAAGCAATCGGAGCCGTATGGAATTCTAGCACGAGTACCTGCACTCTCTCTGTGTTTTACTTGGGAGGCATTTTGCAGGTCGATTCAGGAGTTACCCTCTTAGTCAAGCCATCCGGGTCTGCCGTTTTTTTAGCCTTCGATAATGAAACCAGCGAGCAATTAGATGATTCGTACCTCAATAATTCCGGAACAGTTGACAATTTCGGTGGCATTTACTTAGGTTGCGACGGCATTTTGTGTGATGGCGGTGAAATTTACAATCATGGCACAATTTTGAATGAGAAGGGGTCAACTATTCTTGCCTGCTGTTTAACCCATCTTTACAATTATGACACTATTGATAACCTCAATGGCAGTTCTTTCGAGACTGACTATTATTTCGCCAATGAGAACGGAGCGACCATAAACAACAACGGTACATTTACGGCAATCAATTACTTTCCGGGATTTTACAACTACGGAACGATAAACAATAATGCACAAGGGCTTTTCAATAACACTGGTACTTTTTACAATCAGAACGGCAGCCTCATAAGCAATACGGGCAAACTTAGCAACGGCAGAACCATCAATAATCTGGGAATAATTCAGGACAACTGTAGCGGAGTCTTTGACAATATTGGAACCGTGACTGGCAATCCAGTCATTAACACGTGCCATCCGACTACTTTGTCAATAAAATCGCTGTCGCCATCTTCGCCGGTGCCATGGGGCGTGAACATGGTTGTATCCGGAAGACTTCTCGACAGTAACGGAACTGGACTTGCAGGCAAGACCATTGGCTTTGACGGCTCATTTCCTAATCAGCCATCACTTACCGTGTCTATAGGGAGTGCAAGTTTCAATCCCACAAATGTACTGATACCTGCAGGCGAGCGCGTAATATGGACGAATGACGACACTGCAGAGCATTGGGTTGTTTCAGGGAACCATACGACCAGAAGCTCAAATGGAAGGTTTGAGTCAGACATCCTAAACCCGGGTCAATCTTTCAACTTTACGTTTAATCAGGCTGGTTACTATCCATACTATGACGGAATGCACCCGTTTATTTTTGGAGCAGTAAACGTCATATATGCTGCAACAACAACTACCAATTCAACTGGCGGCTTCAACGCCGTAATCTCTGCTCCAAGCAAGATTGCTTCTGGTTGGATTATTCAAGCCCATTTTAAGGGGGACTCGGGCGCTCCAGCGTCTGATAGCAGCGCTCTATCATTTGATACAAGAAAGCACAACACTGCGCTGGCTCTTGGCTCCATAGGAAATGCCATACCGTGGGGCAGAGCCACATCATTTCCAGCAAGGCTAACTGATCTTGATACTAATTCCGTAATCTCCGGAAGACTGATACACTTTACGGGCACGGGAGTAATTTCGGTGTCTGACACTGCCACTTCAACCACCGGGATTGCGAGAGGTGTGGGCATTGCAGCTTCCAGCGTAAGTAACGGCTGGACGGTTCAGGCACAATTTGTGGGCGATTCTCTGTACAACTCTGCCAACTCGCAGACAAGGACATACAGGACAGTTGCACACGCTACAGCTCTGACTTTGACAGTCCAGCCCAATTCTGTAGCCCATGCAACCGGTCACTACAATGTCAGGGGAGTGCTAAGAGATACCGTTACCAATACCGTGTTGTCAAGCAAGACCATATCATTTACAGCGACATTGCCGATTGCTCTTCCAAACGCTGTAACGTCTTCTACGGGAGCCTATTCAGTTAGCAATATCTTGGCACCAACATCAGTCGGTACTTACAGCATTACAGCAAGATATGCTGGAGACGCATTGTATGCACCCAGCAGCTCTCCTGCTAGAAGCCTCCATGTCACCTAA
- a CDS encoding restriction endonuclease, giving the protein MSYEEGKIGDESGEWFERYVQSIFRYAGFRTERRKRFFHTVKHEIDVWAESEFAIVAVECKDWSNLRPENIKSQMDGFIHKVRVLNASAGVFAINLPGREVYGRHREYLKENGLTLWDGTDVQKWHEDMERYSQDRYQRELCDALGIEIYAQTNAEKSFKVLKAFGKAALKGAVQVGKSMLEEEKPRKRRRTARSRRY; this is encoded by the coding sequence GTGTCTTATGAGGAAGGCAAGATCGGAGACGAATCTGGAGAGTGGTTCGAGCGATACGTTCAATCGATCTTCAGATATGCGGGATTCAGGACAGAGCGGCGTAAACGGTTTTTTCACACTGTAAAGCACGAGATTGATGTTTGGGCAGAATCTGAATTTGCCATAGTCGCAGTAGAATGTAAGGACTGGAGCAATTTGCGCCCTGAAAATATCAAAAGCCAGATGGATGGGTTTATTCACAAAGTCAGAGTCCTTAATGCATCTGCTGGCGTTTTTGCCATTAACTTGCCCGGCAGGGAGGTGTATGGCAGACATAGAGAGTACTTAAAAGAAAATGGTCTGACTTTGTGGGACGGAACTGACGTCCAGAAATGGCACGAGGACATGGAGCGGTACAGTCAGGATCGCTATCAAAGAGAACTTTGCGATGCTCTGGGCATTGAAATCTATGCACAAACAAATGCAGAAAAGTCGTTCAAGGTTCTAAAGGCGTTTGGCAAAGCAGCCCTCAAAGGCGCGGTACAGGTTGGCAAGAGCATGCTCGAGGAGGAAAAGCCGCGGAAGCGGAGGCGAACTGCCCGAAGTAGACGGTATTGA
- a CDS encoding CAP domain-containing protein, which translates to MVGTSMYFVTGHTLPSLDRLASIPARIGNVASTSVSSDQGTAPSPPLNSQPAEITPQPEVAPPVQKYIFIRVTEASAWAASNGSATGAIVITNTGNMAAEIKSISLRGIDSPSTDWYSCSGCVAASNTVLQPDFAPSYGLQLGSGDVHLQQGSISIEPSSTRLVYVLNIGKIKSIDAGNTYQLEVKAGNETDIEQVQIFSYAAPVTPTPPASQPPSLDVLKQTALDLINKDRASAGLAPVTLSTNGAAQAQAEDIASTMQISHWMTSGEKPYMSFTRYGGKDYVEQNVALTCCFSAAQSIPLSATDVQTAVSNEEDGMVNGDLQCCNNGHRNNILDAHHTSVSIGIAHNNLGVVMVQNFENDYVSLSMPITTNGNSISLTGKYLPVASGYSIKAITVNYDPFPTHDVYLANAKRTSYDGGEQLRSVVKPAPPGYEYQQDLSHPIIEASNWSDDGSTFSVKFNMGAAEAEKGRGAYTLMVYLSNSESNQDLVPAVSYTILISG; encoded by the coding sequence GTGGTTGGTACCTCGATGTACTTTGTAACTGGTCACACTTTGCCCTCGCTAGACAGGCTTGCATCGATTCCAGCCCGAATTGGAAACGTCGCTTCGACATCTGTTTCAAGTGACCAAGGCACTGCGCCAAGCCCGCCTCTCAATTCTCAGCCAGCCGAAATAACGCCGCAGCCCGAAGTGGCTCCGCCTGTCCAAAAATACATTTTCATAAGAGTCACGGAGGCTAGCGCTTGGGCTGCATCTAATGGATCTGCGACTGGAGCAATCGTGATTACTAACACTGGGAACATGGCAGCAGAGATAAAGTCAATATCGCTGCGCGGTATTGACTCACCGTCTACCGACTGGTATTCATGCAGCGGTTGCGTAGCCGCATCAAATACCGTCCTGCAGCCTGACTTTGCTCCCTCATACGGCTTGCAACTTGGCTCAGGCGATGTCCACCTGCAGCAGGGCTCGATTTCAATTGAGCCCAGCAGCACGAGACTAGTTTACGTATTGAACATAGGAAAAATCAAGTCAATTGACGCCGGCAACACCTACCAGCTTGAAGTCAAAGCAGGAAATGAAACGGACATTGAGCAGGTTCAGATATTTTCATATGCTGCACCTGTGACTCCCACTCCTCCCGCATCCCAGCCGCCTTCCCTTGACGTATTGAAGCAAACTGCGCTGGACCTAATCAATAAAGACAGGGCAAGTGCAGGTCTTGCGCCCGTGACCTTGAGCACTAATGGTGCTGCACAAGCTCAGGCGGAAGACATTGCCAGCACAATGCAAATTTCACATTGGATGACCAGCGGAGAAAAACCGTACATGTCATTTACTAGGTATGGCGGCAAAGATTATGTCGAACAGAATGTCGCACTGACTTGTTGCTTTTCAGCCGCTCAGTCAATTCCATTGAGTGCCACTGACGTCCAGACTGCAGTTAGCAACGAGGAGGATGGAATGGTAAATGGCGATCTTCAGTGCTGTAACAATGGACACAGGAACAACATTCTTGATGCACACCATACAAGCGTGAGCATTGGCATTGCTCACAACAATCTTGGAGTAGTTATGGTGCAGAATTTTGAAAACGACTATGTCTCGCTGAGCATGCCAATTACAACAAATGGCAATTCAATTTCATTAACTGGCAAGTATCTGCCAGTAGCATCAGGCTATTCAATCAAGGCTATAACCGTAAACTATGACCCGTTTCCTACTCACGATGTTTACCTTGCTAATGCCAAGAGAACATCGTACGACGGCGGGGAGCAGTTGCGCTCAGTGGTCAAGCCGGCACCGCCGGGCTACGAATACCAACAAGACTTGAGCCATCCCATCATTGAGGCATCTAACTGGAGCGATGACGGCTCGACATTTAGCGTCAAGTTTAACATGGGTGCTGCAGAGGCGGAAAAAGGGCGTGGGGCATATACTCTGATGGTCTATCTCTCAAATAGCGAGAGCAATCAAGACCTAGTGCCTGCAGTATCGTATACCATCCTCATTTCTGGTTAA